One Choloepus didactylus isolate mChoDid1 chromosome 8, mChoDid1.pri, whole genome shotgun sequence DNA window includes the following coding sequences:
- the LOC119541384 gene encoding basic salivary proline-rich protein 3-like isoform X1 produces the protein MLLVLLSAGLLVLSSALSPDNDAENPIQGQDQEPHEPVLEGVPPGPPPDDENQGNGTQQGPPPQGDQNNNPPPENQEGPPPPPPPPAPGDGQQAPNRTKRDAEDPIQGQDQEPQGPYPEVFPPGPPPDDGNQGNGTQQRPPPQADQNNSPPPENQEGPPPPPPSPPPPPSSPPAPGDGQ, from the exons ATGCTGCTGGTGCTGCTCTCAGCAGGCTTGCTGGTCCTGAGCTCAGCTCTAAGTCCAGATAATG ATGCAGAGAACCCAATCCAGGGTCAAGATCAGGAGCCTCACGAACCAGTTCTTGAAGGAGTCCCACCTGGACCCCCTCCTGATGATGAAAACCAAGGGAATGGTACTCAACAGGGACCACCCCCACAAGGAGACCAGAACAACAATCCTCCTCCTGAAAATCAAGAaggaccaccaccaccaccaccaccacctgcccCTGGTGATGGACAGCAGGCCCCCAACAGGACTAAGAGAG ATGCAGAGGACCCAATCCAGGGTCAAGATCAGGAGCCACAGGGACCATATCCTGAAGTATTCCCACCTGGACCCCCTCCTGATGATGGAAACCAAGGGAATGGTACTCAACAGAGACCACCCCCACAAGCAGACCAGAACAACAGTCCTCCTCCTGAAAATCAAGAaggaccaccaccaccaccaccatcccccccaccaccaccctcatcACCACCTGCCCCTGGTGATGGACAGTAG
- the LOC119541384 gene encoding basic salivary proline-rich protein 2-like isoform X2 codes for MWTKLWNWKEQMKVNRDAENPIQGQDQEPHEPVLEGVPPGPPPDDENQGNGTQQGPPPQGDQNNNPPPENQEGPPPPPPPPAPGDGQQAPNRTKRDAEDPIQGQDQEPQGPYPEVFPPGPPPDDGNQGNGTQQRPPPQADQNNSPPPENQEGPPPPPPSPPPPPSSPPAPGDGQ; via the exons ATGTGGACAAAATTATGGAACTGGAAAGAGCAGATGAAAGTTAACAGAG ATGCAGAGAACCCAATCCAGGGTCAAGATCAGGAGCCTCACGAACCAGTTCTTGAAGGAGTCCCACCTGGACCCCCTCCTGATGATGAAAACCAAGGGAATGGTACTCAACAGGGACCACCCCCACAAGGAGACCAGAACAACAATCCTCCTCCTGAAAATCAAGAaggaccaccaccaccaccaccaccacctgcccCTGGTGATGGACAGCAGGCCCCCAACAGGACTAAGAGAG ATGCAGAGGACCCAATCCAGGGTCAAGATCAGGAGCCACAGGGACCATATCCTGAAGTATTCCCACCTGGACCCCCTCCTGATGATGGAAACCAAGGGAATGGTACTCAACAGAGACCACCCCCACAAGCAGACCAGAACAACAGTCCTCCTCCTGAAAATCAAGAaggaccaccaccaccaccaccatcccccccaccaccaccctcatcACCACCTGCCCCTGGTGATGGACAGTAG